The stretch of DNA GACAAGCCGAAACCGCTGACGCCGCGCGCCCTGCGTTTCACGGTTCCCGAGCGCATCGACGCGCAGGGCGCCGTGCGGTTGCCGCTCGACGAAGCCGCCGTGCGTGCACTCGTGCCCGAGCTGCGTGCGCAGAATGTGGAAAGCGTCGCCTTCGCCTTCCTCCACTCCTATGCCAATCCCGAGCATGAACGGCGCGCCGGCGCGATCCTGAAAGAGGAAATGCCGGGCATCTGGGTAACGCTGTCGTCGGCGGTGTGCCCTGAAATCCGCGAATACGAGCGGACCTCGACTGCGGTGGCCAATGCCTATGTGCAGCCGTTGATCGACGGCTATCTTGCGCGCATGGCCGAGGGGCTGCAGGCCGAGCAGTTTCGCGGCGCCATCTACCTCGTGACCTCGGGCGGCGGCGTCACCTCGATCGAGACGGCGCGGCGCTTTCCGGTGCGCCTGGTCGAATCGGGGCCGGCAGGCGGCGCGATTTTTGCGGCGCAGATCGCGGCGCGTCTCGGTGAGAGCAGAGTTCTGTCCTTCGACATGGGTGGCACCACCGCGAAGATCTGCCTGATCGAAAAGTATCAGCCCGAAACCTCGCGCGTGTTCGAGGTCGATCGCGCCGCTCGCTTTCTGAAAGGGTCGGGCCTGCCGGTGCGCATTCCCGTGATCGAGATGGTTGAGATCGGCGCCGGCGGCGGCTCGATCGCGCGGGTCGATGCCCTGAAGCGCGTCACGGTCGGCCCGGAGAGTGCGTCATCCGAGCCGGGGCCGGCCTGCTACGGCCGCGGCGGTCAACGGCCCGCCGTGACGGATGCGGATGTCGCGCTCGGCAAGATCGATCCCGACGCATTTGCAGGCGGGACCATCAAGCTTAGTTCCGAGCTGTCCAGGCAGGCCTTGTTGCGCGACATTGGCGAACCGCTGGGACTGTCGGCGGAAACTTCGGCCTACGCCGTGCATGAGGTCGTGTGCGAGAACATGGCGAGCGCCGCCCGCGTGCATGCGGTCGAACGCGGCGCCGTCGTCGGCCAGCACACCCTGATCGCCTTCGGCGGCGCCGCGCCGCTGCATGCGGCCCGCGTCGCCGAGAAGATCGGCGTTTCGCGCGTGATCGTACCGTCCAATGCCGGCGTCGGCTCGGCCGTCGGATTTCTTGCGGCGCCCATTGCCTATGAGCTGGTACGCAGCCGTCATGCCAGGCTCGATGCGTTCGATGTCACCGCTGTGTCCGACCTGCTGGATGAGATGGCGACCGAGGCGCGCGCCCTGGTCGAACCCGGCGCCGCTGGTGCGCCGGTGCATGAACGCCGCGCCGCTTTCATGCGGTATGTCGGACAAGGACACGAGATCACGGTCGAACTGCCGAACCGGCGGTTGGCAGCCGCGGATCTCGAAGGCCTGCGCCAGGCATTCGAGACGGATTATGCGGGCTTATTCGAGCGGTCGATTCCGGGTGCTGCGATCGAGGTGCTGAGCTGGTCGGTGCTCGCGACCACCAAGCCGCGCAATCCGTCGCGCGTTGCCGACGTGACGCGCAAGCCGGCCGGAAAAGCCGCGGGCAGCCGCAAGTTTTTCGACGGCCGCGCGGGGAAGGTCGTCGAGATTCCGCTGTATCACCGCGACCAGATGGCGCCGGGGGCGACCATCGCGGGACCCGCTGTGATCGCGGAAGATGAGACATCGACATTCGTCTCGACGAACTTCGACGCCCATATCGACGGTGCCGGCAGCATCGTCATGGAACGGAAGGCGGCATGACCATGATTGAGTCAAGCGGCGCGAGCCTGATCGATCTGCAGATCATGTGGCACCGGCTGATCGCCGTGGTCGAAGAGCAGGCGCAGGTGCTGCTGCGCACGGCCTTCAGCCCGATCGTGCGCGAATGTGGCGACCTCTCGGCCGGTGTGTTCGACCTCAAGGGACGCATGTTGGCGCAGGCGGTGACGGGTACGCCGGGCCACGTCAATTCCATGGCCGAGTCGGTCAAGCATTTCATCGCGCATTTTCCGATCGAGACGATGAAACCAGGCGACGCCTACATCACCAACGATCCCTGGATGGGGACCGGCCATCTCAACGATTTCGTCGTCACCACGCCCTGCTTCAAGGACGGCAAGGCGGTTGCGCTGTTTTCCTGCACCAGCCATTTGATGGATATCGGCGGTATCGGTTTCGGGCCTGATGCCACCGACGTCTTCATGGAGGGGATTTACATCCCGATGCTGAAGCTGATCGATCAGGGCGTCGTCAATGAGACGCTGATGGCGATGATCCGCAGCAACACGCGTCTGCCGATCGACACCGAAGGCGACACCTATTCGCTGGCCGGCTGCAACGATGTCGGCTGCCAGCGACTTGTCGAGATGATGCG from Bradyrhizobium sp. AZCC 1693 encodes:
- a CDS encoding hydantoinase/oxoprolinase family protein is translated as MLEGAEVRLAVDIGGTFTDIVLDVGQDRRTRKVLTTPARPEQAVLDGMRLILADARAHICDIDVFIHGTTLATNAIIERRGAKTALVATQGFRDVLDIGTESRYDQYDLAIDKPKPLTPRALRFTVPERIDAQGAVRLPLDEAAVRALVPELRAQNVESVAFAFLHSYANPEHERRAGAILKEEMPGIWVTLSSAVCPEIREYERTSTAVANAYVQPLIDGYLARMAEGLQAEQFRGAIYLVTSGGGVTSIETARRFPVRLVESGPAGGAIFAAQIAARLGESRVLSFDMGGTTAKICLIEKYQPETSRVFEVDRAARFLKGSGLPVRIPVIEMVEIGAGGGSIARVDALKRVTVGPESASSEPGPACYGRGGQRPAVTDADVALGKIDPDAFAGGTIKLSSELSRQALLRDIGEPLGLSAETSAYAVHEVVCENMASAARVHAVERGAVVGQHTLIAFGGAAPLHAARVAEKIGVSRVIVPSNAGVGSAVGFLAAPIAYELVRSRHARLDAFDVTAVSDLLDEMATEARALVEPGAAGAPVHERRAAFMRYVGQGHEITVELPNRRLAAADLEGLRQAFETDYAGLFERSIPGAAIEVLSWSVLATTKPRNPSRVADVTRKPAGKAAGSRKFFDGRAGKVVEIPLYHRDQMAPGATIAGPAVIAEDETSTFVSTNFDAHIDGAGSIVMERKAA